Proteins co-encoded in one Flavobacterium fluviale genomic window:
- a CDS encoding S41 family peptidase — translation MKTTLKSILLLFLLAFSLHSCEDNDDVAAPSDLQINTFIWKGLNEVYLWQADVPNLADNRFANENDFNNFLRGYTKPEDLFEDLLNKPESKYPNGGAVDRFSWIVDDYTVLEQELGGITKNNGVDFRLSLISSGSNDVVGFVRYIIPNSDASTKAIKRGDLFTSVNGTKLTVSNYQQLLLSQDSYTLNLAEYNGSTFVLNGKSVALTKTVLEENPILINKVINSGSHKIGYLMYNGFYAAYDDKLNQAFGELKAQGATDLILDLRYNGGGSITSSTRLASMITGQFEGQIFSKMEFNAKQMKGLTSDDLESLNERFVNNIDGKALNSLNLNTVYIITTESTASASELIINGLKPYINVVQIGETTTGKNVGSFTVYDSETLTTKKGINPNHKYAMQPLVLRITNSANFGDYTQGLQPTYQQYEQVSTFGVLGETSEPYLNLAISKITGTAAKRIFNDSEPERPYLTDSKIINGLKHGMYLKTGPKLF, via the coding sequence ATGAAAACAACTTTAAAGAGTATCCTTTTATTATTTTTACTTGCTTTTTCTTTGCATTCTTGCGAAGATAATGATGATGTTGCAGCGCCATCAGATTTACAAATCAATACTTTTATCTGGAAAGGATTGAATGAAGTTTATTTATGGCAGGCTGATGTTCCTAATTTAGCCGATAACCGTTTTGCTAACGAAAATGATTTCAATAATTTTTTACGAGGATATACTAAGCCGGAAGACTTGTTTGAAGATTTATTGAATAAACCCGAAAGTAAATATCCTAATGGAGGGGCCGTTGACCGCTTCAGCTGGATTGTTGATGACTATACTGTCTTGGAACAAGAATTAGGCGGTATTACAAAAAATAATGGTGTCGATTTTAGACTGAGCCTTATTTCTTCTGGTTCAAATGATGTTGTTGGTTTTGTTCGTTATATTATACCAAATTCTGATGCTTCTACAAAAGCCATTAAACGCGGTGACTTGTTTACAAGCGTAAACGGTACTAAATTGACGGTTTCGAATTACCAGCAATTATTATTAAGTCAAGACAGCTATACGCTAAATCTAGCGGAATATAACGGTAGTACTTTTGTTTTGAATGGAAAATCGGTTGCTTTAACGAAAACAGTTTTAGAAGAAAATCCTATTTTGATCAATAAAGTGATTAATTCGGGCAGTCATAAAATTGGTTATTTAATGTATAACGGTTTTTATGCTGCATACGATGATAAGCTTAACCAAGCTTTTGGCGAATTGAAAGCACAAGGAGCAACAGATTTAATTTTAGACCTTAGATACAATGGAGGTGGATCTATTACATCTTCAACTAGACTTGCAAGTATGATAACTGGACAGTTCGAAGGTCAGATTTTTTCTAAAATGGAATTTAATGCAAAGCAAATGAAAGGCTTAACCAGTGATGACTTAGAAAGTCTAAATGAAAGATTTGTTAATAATATTGATGGAAAAGCATTAAACAGTTTAAATTTAAATACAGTTTACATCATTACAACAGAAAGTACAGCCTCTGCCAGCGAATTAATTATTAACGGTTTGAAACCTTATATTAATGTAGTTCAGATTGGAGAAACTACTACAGGAAAAAATGTGGGATCGTTTACAGTTTATGATTCAGAAACTTTAACTACGAAAAAAGGAATCAACCCGAATCATAAATATGCTATGCAGCCTTTGGTTTTAAGAATCACCAATTCGGCAAATTTTGGAGATTACACTCAAGGTTTACAGCCAACATATCAGCAATATGAGCAGGTTAGTACTTTTGGAGTTTTAGGAGAAACATCAGAACCATACCTTAATCTTGCGATCTCAAAAATTACAGGAACAGCTGCTAAAAGAATTTTCAATGATTCAGAGCCAGAGCGTCCATACTTAACAGATTCTAAAATTATAAATGGATTGAAACATGGAATGTATCTTAAAACTGGACCAAAACTATTTTAA
- the cobU gene encoding bifunctional adenosylcobinamide kinase/adenosylcobinamide-phosphate guanylyltransferase, whose translation MIYLITGGERSGKSSYAQKIALKLSNSPIYVATARKWDDDFQNRIDRHQQERDERWNNIEKEKFLSEIDFSGKTALIDCVTLWLTNFFVDHKNNVDLSLEEAKKEFLSIASQKDTNLIIVTNEIGMGVHASTEIGRKFTELQGWMNQFLASNADEVVLMVSGIPVKIKGENSKI comes from the coding sequence ATGATTTACCTAATTACCGGCGGCGAGCGTTCTGGAAAAAGCAGTTATGCTCAGAAAATTGCTTTGAAACTTTCTAATTCTCCCATATATGTAGCAACTGCTCGAAAATGGGACGATGATTTTCAAAATCGCATAGACCGCCATCAGCAGGAAAGAGACGAACGCTGGAATAATATTGAAAAAGAAAAATTTTTAAGTGAAATTGATTTTTCTGGTAAAACAGCTTTAATTGACTGCGTAACGCTTTGGCTGACTAACTTTTTTGTCGACCATAAAAATAATGTCGATTTGAGCTTAGAAGAAGCTAAAAAAGAATTCCTCTCAATTGCAAGTCAAAAAGATACAAATCTAATTATTGTGACCAACGAAATCGGGATGGGTGTTCACGCTAGTACAGAAATCGGAAGGAAATTTACCGAATTACAAGGCTGGATGAATCAATTTCTGGCTTCAAATGCAGATGAGGTAGTTTTAATGGTTTCGGGAATTCCGGTTAAGATAAAAGGGGAAAATTCCAAAATTTAA
- a CDS encoding adenosylcobinamide-GDP ribazoletransferase, producing MKKELHIFFTCLMFYTRIPCPKNITHHPDYLNKATRYFPFIGWIVGSISFLAYSLFAQFLYTETAVICSIVISVLTTGAFHEDGFADVCDGFGGGWTKEKILLIMKDSAIGAYGAIGLVLLFLLKFRLLSESILLFQVYDSMAVFKIFLLFISAHSISRLAAISIIFTHEYAREDASSKSKPIAKQYTWKEVFGSFFFGLIPFIVLSYFDYKLILAVIPVFITRYFLTRYFQKWIGGYTGDCLGATQQVCEVVFYLSILFLWKFI from the coding sequence ATGAAAAAAGAACTACATATTTTCTTCACCTGTTTAATGTTCTACACTCGAATTCCATGTCCAAAAAACATAACTCATCATCCTGATTATTTAAATAAAGCGACACGATATTTCCCTTTTATTGGCTGGATTGTTGGAAGTATCTCCTTCCTAGCTTATTCTCTCTTTGCTCAATTTCTTTATACAGAAACGGCTGTGATTTGTTCGATCGTGATTTCCGTTTTAACAACTGGAGCTTTCCATGAAGACGGATTTGCAGATGTATGCGACGGATTTGGCGGCGGCTGGACCAAAGAAAAAATCCTGCTGATTATGAAAGATAGTGCCATTGGCGCTTACGGAGCAATTGGACTGGTTTTGCTTTTTTTATTAAAATTCAGATTGCTTTCAGAATCTATTTTGTTATTTCAAGTTTATGATTCAATGGCCGTTTTTAAAATTTTTCTCTTATTTATCTCTGCTCATTCTATAAGTCGTTTAGCAGCGATCAGTATCATTTTTACACATGAATATGCTCGCGAAGATGCTTCAAGCAAAAGTAAACCCATTGCGAAACAATATACTTGGAAAGAAGTTTTTGGCTCATTCTTTTTTGGTTTAATTCCTTTTATTGTACTTTCTTATTTTGATTACAAATTAATTTTAGCCGTAATTCCTGTATTTATTACCAGATACTTTTTGACTCGTTATTTCCAAAAATGGATTGGCGGTTACACAGGTGATTGTTTGGGCGCAACCCAGCAAGTCTGCGAAGTTGTATTTTATCTAAGTATTTTATTTTTATGGAAATTTATTTAG
- a CDS encoding four helix bundle protein, with translation MKNNIVKNKSFDFAIRIVKLYQYLSSEKKEFILSKQLLRSGTSIGAMIREAEHAESKSDFIHKFAVAQKEANEVIYWLELLKATDYLNQKEFENINNDAVSILKLITSIIKTSKSQLSKSRLLPN, from the coding sequence ATGAAAAACAACATTGTAAAAAATAAAAGTTTTGATTTTGCAATCAGAATTGTCAAACTGTATCAATATCTCAGCAGTGAGAAAAAAGAATTTATACTTTCCAAACAACTTCTTAGATCAGGAACAAGTATTGGCGCAATGATCCGAGAAGCAGAACATGCTGAAAGTAAAAGTGATTTTATTCATAAATTTGCTGTTGCGCAAAAAGAGGCTAATGAGGTTATTTATTGGCTGGAATTGTTAAAAGCAACTGATTATTTAAATCAAAAAGAATTTGAAAACATCAACAATGATGCTGTTTCAATTTTAAAATTAATAACCAGCATCATTAAAACATCAAAAAGCCAATTAAGTAAAAGTAGACTTCTTCCCAATTAA
- a CDS encoding RNA polymerase sigma factor → MNQVVFIELINPFKDKVFRLAKRLLTSTEEAEDATQEVMVKLWNKKENLENYNSVEALAMTMTKNYCLDQLKSKRAGNLQIVHNNFTDRQPQLDKKLEDENSLEWVEKIINQLPEQMQLLIQLRDVEEYEFEEIAKIVNMNETAIRVALSRARKKIRESMTNTHLYGTK, encoded by the coding sequence ATGAACCAAGTTGTATTTATAGAATTAATAAATCCTTTCAAAGACAAAGTTTTTCGTCTGGCAAAAAGATTGCTTACAAGTACTGAAGAAGCCGAAGATGCTACTCAGGAAGTAATGGTGAAATTATGGAACAAGAAAGAAAATCTAGAAAACTATAACAGCGTCGAAGCTTTGGCCATGACAATGACTAAAAATTATTGTCTCGACCAATTAAAATCTAAAAGAGCCGGCAACCTGCAGATTGTTCATAATAATTTTACAGATCGTCAACCTCAATTAGACAAAAAACTAGAAGACGAAAATAGTCTCGAATGGGTTGAAAAAATTATAAATCAGCTTCCAGAACAAATGCAGCTGTTAATTCAGCTTCGGGATGTTGAGGAGTATGAATTTGAGGAAATTGCGAAAATTGTGAATATGAACGAAACCGCAATTCGGGTGGCACTTTCGAGAGCGAGAAAAAAAATTAGAGAATCAATGACAAATACACACCTTTATGGAACTAAATAA
- a CDS encoding ABC transporter substrate-binding protein: MRHLLLKMIFTASFFILIGCKKNENAAIVKAENATNSIEYATGLSIVKYEDYSVVTVSNPWPNANKDFKYILKEKDAKVPDSLQTYTTVQVPLSSVVVTSTTNIPFLEMLEVENKLVGFPHTDYISSEKTRALIDKGSVKNVGQNEKLNIEQLIELSPDLIVTFGVDNNNPMLDNLKKSGLKVLIQGDWMEQSPLGKAEWIKLYGALFGKEEQAKELFDKIVQSYNQAKKLVADKPATSKVLYGSMYEDVWYVAKGNSWVAQFMSDAKSNYLWADLKGTGSEGLSFEKVLDKAKTANIWIASGSFKSLDELQKANPHYGEFDAFKNKSVYNFEGKLGATGGTVYYELAPSRPDLVLKDYIKIFHPDLLASYEFTFASKLN, encoded by the coding sequence ATGAGACATTTATTACTTAAAATGATTTTTACAGCTTCTTTTTTTATTCTTATCGGATGTAAGAAGAATGAGAATGCAGCAATAGTAAAAGCGGAAAATGCAACCAACAGTATTGAATATGCGACAGGACTTTCTATAGTGAAATATGAGGACTATTCGGTTGTAACTGTCTCAAATCCATGGCCAAATGCTAATAAAGATTTCAAATATATTTTAAAAGAAAAAGATGCAAAGGTTCCAGACAGCCTTCAAACTTATACTACAGTTCAGGTTCCGTTATCTTCTGTCGTTGTGACTTCAACAACTAATATTCCCTTTTTAGAAATGCTTGAAGTGGAAAATAAATTAGTAGGATTTCCACATACCGATTATATTTCTTCAGAAAAAACAAGAGCTTTAATTGACAAAGGTTCTGTAAAAAACGTTGGACAAAATGAAAAACTGAACATTGAGCAGTTAATAGAATTATCTCCAGATTTGATTGTGACTTTTGGAGTTGACAATAATAATCCGATGCTGGATAATCTGAAAAAAAGTGGTTTAAAAGTTTTGATTCAAGGCGATTGGATGGAGCAGTCTCCACTTGGAAAAGCTGAATGGATCAAACTTTACGGTGCTTTATTTGGTAAAGAAGAGCAGGCAAAAGAGCTTTTTGATAAAATCGTTCAAAGTTACAATCAGGCTAAAAAATTAGTAGCAGATAAACCAGCTACGTCAAAAGTTTTGTACGGTTCGATGTATGAAGATGTTTGGTATGTTGCCAAAGGAAACAGCTGGGTTGCGCAATTTATGAGCGATGCTAAATCCAATTATTTGTGGGCAGATTTAAAAGGAACTGGAAGTGAAGGTTTATCTTTTGAAAAAGTTTTAGACAAAGCCAAAACTGCCAACATTTGGATTGCTTCTGGCTCATTTAAAAGTTTAGATGAACTGCAAAAAGCAAATCCGCACTACGGAGAATTCGACGCTTTTAAAAATAAAAGCGTTTATAATTTTGAAGGAAAATTGGGAGCAACAGGGGGTACCGTTTATTACGAATTGGCACCAAGCCGTCCAGATTTAGTTTTAAAAGATTATATCAAAATTTTCCATCCAGATTTATTGGCTAGCTACGAATTTACTTTTGCATCAAAACTGAATTAA
- the cobT gene encoding nicotinate-nucleotide--dimethylbenzimidazole phosphoribosyltransferase: MSNLEDILKSRRDTRHFTTDEVPDEVIQKALQAGHWAPSVGLTDATRYYIIKSDEVKTSIKKLFLDYNKKAEELTDNPEQKELYRSLKLEAIEEAPIGLIIGYDRSVLNQFTIGTIGSNEAVKFSSVCAAQNIWLSLTEQGYGMGWVSILNYYQFKKILDLPENIEPLGYFCIGKPATNYNNQPMLQQLHWKQKSEAPICAEITEIHQINISDFEVNSKNEIETKPDFNKLLQEKIDSKTKPVGSLGTLETLAFQIASVFETLNPKIAKPNIVVFAADHGIANHGVSDYPQDVTRQMVTNFLEGGAAINVFCKQNNIKLSIVDAGVNYDFPTNADLIDAKIAKGTQSFLHVPAMSETEVQLCFDKGKDIVQRIAKTGSNCIGFGEMGIGNTSTASVLMSLLTDYPIEECVGRGTGVENEKLILKQNILKKALENYSGQADLISQLSYFGGFEIIQMAGGMLAAFENKMLILVDGFICTTAFLIASRINPNIKQNAVFCHCSAEKAHFKLLEYLDVKPILNLDLRLGEGTGCAIAFPILKSAEAFLNEMASFESAGITRK, from the coding sequence ATGAGCAATCTAGAAGACATATTAAAATCACGCCGCGACACCCGACATTTTACAACTGATGAAGTTCCTGATGAAGTAATTCAAAAAGCTTTACAAGCTGGACATTGGGCGCCGTCTGTTGGTTTAACTGATGCTACGAGATATTACATTATTAAATCGGATGAAGTAAAGACTTCAATTAAAAAGCTATTTTTAGATTACAACAAAAAAGCCGAGGAACTTACCGATAATCCAGAGCAGAAAGAACTTTACCGATCGCTCAAATTAGAAGCAATTGAAGAAGCGCCAATCGGACTTATTATTGGTTATGATCGTTCGGTTTTAAACCAATTTACTATTGGGACTATTGGCAGTAATGAAGCTGTGAAATTTAGTTCGGTTTGTGCGGCTCAGAATATCTGGCTTTCGCTGACTGAACAAGGTTACGGAATGGGCTGGGTTTCGATTCTGAATTATTATCAGTTTAAAAAAATCCTTGATTTACCTGAAAATATAGAACCGCTTGGTTATTTCTGTATCGGAAAGCCAGCAACAAATTATAATAATCAGCCAATGCTGCAGCAATTGCATTGGAAACAAAAATCAGAAGCTCCGATCTGCGCTGAAATCACAGAAATTCATCAAATAAACATTTCTGATTTTGAAGTAAATTCTAAAAATGAAATCGAAACTAAACCCGATTTCAACAAACTGCTGCAGGAAAAAATAGATTCAAAAACCAAACCGGTTGGTTCTTTAGGAACTTTAGAAACCTTGGCTTTTCAAATAGCAAGTGTTTTTGAAACATTAAATCCTAAAATTGCAAAACCCAATATTGTCGTTTTTGCTGCAGATCACGGAATCGCTAATCATGGCGTAAGCGATTATCCGCAAGATGTTACACGACAAATGGTAACAAATTTTCTCGAAGGCGGTGCCGCAATTAATGTTTTCTGCAAACAAAATAATATTAAATTATCGATTGTCGATGCTGGTGTAAATTATGATTTTCCAACAAATGCAGATTTGATTGATGCCAAAATTGCAAAAGGAACTCAGTCTTTTTTACACGTTCCTGCGATGAGCGAAACCGAAGTTCAATTGTGTTTTGATAAAGGAAAAGATATTGTTCAAAGAATTGCAAAAACAGGTTCGAACTGTATTGGATTTGGTGAAATGGGAATTGGAAATACTTCTACGGCTTCTGTTTTAATGAGCCTCTTAACTGATTATCCTATTGAGGAATGTGTTGGAAGAGGAACTGGAGTTGAAAATGAAAAATTAATTCTAAAACAAAATATTCTAAAAAAAGCACTCGAAAATTATTCCGGTCAAGCCGATTTAATTTCACAGCTTTCCTATTTTGGCGGTTTTGAAATCATACAAATGGCTGGCGGAATGCTGGCTGCCTTTGAAAATAAAATGCTGATTTTGGTTGATGGTTTTATCTGCACGACCGCTTTTTTAATCGCTTCTAGAATCAACCCGAACATAAAGCAAAATGCTGTTTTCTGTCATTGTTCTGCAGAAAAAGCACATTTCAAACTTCTAGAATATTTAGATGTCAAGCCCATTTTAAATCTTGATTTACGCTTGGGCGAAGGAACGGGCTGTGCAATTGCTTTTCCTATTTTAAAATCGGCTGAGGCATTTTTGAATGAAATGGCTAGTTTTGAAAGCGCTGGAATAACTAGGAAATAG
- a CDS encoding YncE family protein: MKFSKLLLIALSISLFVSCSSDDDDTPKGAYDNGFFILNEGSSDVGSISFSSNDFSIFTKDIYKAENGNDLVGGYLQNIFFDGDKAYIIAGGSNVINVVNRYTFKLIAKIDSGLATPRYGVVKDGKAYVTNANTYSYINPATGDTDDFVAVINLATNKVESKIELNATANRLVLEDGKLYITEPNSSSKLLIVNIATKAVETVEIGYSADCIEEENGNLYILRAPFSGNGELVKVKLSDKSVSKIGFPDSLAGVGLMDIEDNKIYYTAGTSVYVMGINATAPSTTAIITIPESYIYGFAVENNRIYVADGKFDKDSRAFIYDLAGNLQKELATGAGSNGFYFND; encoded by the coding sequence ATGAAGTTCAGTAAATTACTTTTAATAGCGTTAAGCATTTCTTTATTCGTTTCTTGTTCCAGCGATGATGACGACACTCCAAAAGGTGCTTATGACAATGGTTTTTTTATTTTGAATGAAGGAAGTTCAGATGTAGGAAGTATTTCATTCTCTAGCAATGATTTTAGTATTTTTACAAAAGACATTTATAAAGCAGAAAACGGAAATGATTTGGTTGGCGGATATTTACAGAATATCTTTTTTGACGGAGATAAAGCTTATATCATTGCAGGTGGTTCTAATGTAATCAATGTTGTAAATAGATACACTTTTAAATTGATTGCAAAAATTGATTCAGGTCTTGCAACTCCAAGATATGGTGTGGTGAAAGATGGAAAAGCTTATGTTACCAACGCAAATACTTATTCGTACATCAATCCTGCAACAGGAGATACTGATGATTTTGTTGCTGTCATTAACTTAGCTACTAATAAAGTAGAATCAAAAATTGAATTAAACGCAACTGCAAACAGATTAGTTCTAGAAGATGGCAAATTATACATCACTGAACCAAACAGCAGCAGTAAACTTTTAATTGTAAATATTGCTACAAAAGCAGTTGAAACTGTAGAAATTGGATACAGTGCAGATTGTATTGAAGAAGAAAATGGTAATTTATATATTCTTAGAGCACCTTTTTCTGGTAATGGGGAATTAGTAAAAGTAAAATTATCAGACAAATCGGTTTCTAAAATTGGATTCCCTGACAGTTTAGCTGGAGTTGGTCTTATGGATATTGAAGACAATAAAATTTACTATACAGCAGGAACTTCTGTTTATGTTATGGGCATTAACGCTACAGCACCTTCAACTACAGCAATTATTACAATCCCTGAAAGTTATATATATGGATTTGCAGTAGAAAACAATCGTATTTACGTTGCAGATGGAAAATTCGATAAAGACAGTAGAGCGTTCATTTACGACTTAGCTGGAAATTTACAAAAAGAACTAGCAACCGGAGCGGGATCAAACGGTTTTTACTTTAACGATTAA
- a CDS encoding DUF5522 domain-containing protein, with protein sequence MKICSSCESEFSCGDISIENKCWCNDYPPIFNLSEGGDCLCPVCFKEACEDKIEAYVETITPHNALKNKAISLPKTEKLIEGIDYYTEDGNMVFKTWFHLKRGTCCGNDCRHCPY encoded by the coding sequence ATGAAAATTTGCTCAAGCTGTGAATCTGAATTCAGCTGTGGAGATATATCTATAGAAAATAAATGCTGGTGTAATGATTATCCGCCAATCTTCAATCTCTCTGAAGGCGGAGACTGTCTTTGTCCAGTCTGCTTCAAAGAAGCCTGCGAAGACAAAATAGAGGCTTACGTTGAAACTATTACTCCTCACAATGCTCTAAAAAATAAAGCCATATCTTTACCCAAAACAGAAAAATTAATCGAGGGCATTGATTACTACACCGAAGATGGCAATATGGTTTTCAAAACTTGGTTTCACTTAAAACGAGGAACTTGCTGCGGAAATGACTGCAGACATTGCCCGTATTAA
- the cobC gene encoding alpha-ribazole phosphatase: MEIYLVRHTETICEKGICYGQSDVEIAEPFDEIFSQIISELPSKAVIFSSPLKRCSILARHIQEKINTISYQEDERLKEMNFGDWELKSWDEIPPEQLNPWMEDFVNIKVSNGESFTELHLRVADFLNDIEALENPVIIVSHAGVIRSILCHQTKTPLKKAFENKVNFGQVIKIKL; encoded by the coding sequence ATGGAAATTTATTTAGTCCGTCATACCGAAACCATCTGCGAAAAAGGAATCTGTTACGGGCAATCTGATGTGGAGATTGCCGAGCCTTTTGATGAAATATTTAGTCAAATTATCTCAGAATTACCTTCAAAAGCAGTGATTTTTTCCAGTCCTTTAAAGCGTTGTTCAATTCTCGCTAGACATATTCAAGAGAAGATAAATACAATTTCGTATCAGGAAGATGAGCGACTAAAGGAAATGAATTTTGGAGATTGGGAATTAAAAAGCTGGGATGAAATTCCGCCCGAACAACTCAATCCGTGGATGGAAGATTTTGTAAATATCAAAGTTTCAAATGGTGAGTCGTTTACAGAGTTACACCTAAGAGTTGCTGATTTTTTAAATGATATTGAAGCGCTCGAAAACCCTGTAATTATTGTTTCTCACGCAGGAGTTATTAGAAGTATTTTATGCCACCAGACCAAAACACCTTTGAAAAAGGCTTTTGAAAACAAAGTAAATTTCGGACAAGTTATTAAAATAAAACTCTAA
- a CDS encoding TonB-dependent receptor plug domain-containing protein, producing MTKKLGFAFCLLLLCQIVLAQSDSITSLKEVFVSDKNLKKYSASQSVLKLNDSIINKNESLLTDLLNFNSTLYFKEYGRGMLSTVSFRGTTSSQTAVIWNGININSQMNGSTDFNTISGSDYNSISVKAGGGSVIYGSGAIGGTVHLNNDLAFLNRFENNLRLDYGSFNTIGINYKTSISNKKWSTQIGFCKNSSTNDYKYLNRYTWRGEQRWNQNGQYDIITLNANVGYKVNENHIVKLYSQTSNTDRNTSLIVETETKSKYVNGFNRNLLEYDGNFGKLKTNFKTAYIFENYQYFADNSSKNFTYGKTENLITKLDLDYSLSKSTQINGIVDYSRTNGYGSSFGSHVREISSASLLLKQDIGSNWKNEIGVRKEFTNNYKSPLLFNFGSTYKFNDWYNLKLNISRNFRIPTYNDLYWETGGNPNLKPESSYQGEIGNVFTFKNFTWTQNFYYMKIKDMLQWVPGTGGIWTPQNQDKVNSYGTETLVSWRKNYGKNNFAINATYAYTVSQDEETKNQLFFVPFNKATGAVSYSRNRISTYYQILYNGFVYTTANNSKDEIINDYLISNIGIDYDLKFLDSFKIGFQVLNLLNKDYESLENRPMPGRNFNVYLTLKF from the coding sequence ATGACTAAAAAATTAGGTTTTGCTTTTTGTCTATTGTTGTTGTGCCAGATTGTTTTGGCGCAGAGCGATTCTATTACCAGTTTAAAGGAAGTTTTTGTTTCAGACAAAAACTTAAAGAAATACTCGGCTTCACAATCTGTTTTAAAACTCAATGATTCCATTATCAATAAAAATGAATCACTTTTAACCGATTTATTAAATTTCAATTCTACCTTATATTTTAAGGAATACGGCCGTGGAATGCTTTCGACTGTTTCTTTTAGAGGAACGACTTCTTCTCAGACAGCAGTAATTTGGAATGGAATAAACATTAATTCTCAAATGAACGGAAGCACCGATTTTAATACAATTTCGGGTTCCGATTATAATTCTATTAGTGTTAAAGCCGGCGGCGGAAGTGTAATTTACGGAAGCGGTGCCATTGGAGGTACGGTACACTTAAATAATGATTTAGCATTTTTAAATCGTTTTGAAAATAACTTAAGATTAGATTACGGCAGTTTTAATACCATTGGGATCAATTATAAAACTTCTATTTCCAATAAAAAATGGAGCACTCAGATTGGTTTTTGTAAAAACAGCTCCACAAACGATTATAAGTATTTGAATCGCTACACTTGGAGAGGCGAACAGCGCTGGAACCAAAACGGACAGTATGACATTATTACTTTGAATGCAAATGTTGGTTACAAAGTAAACGAAAACCATATTGTAAAGCTGTATAGTCAGACTTCAAATACAGACAGAAATACATCTTTAATTGTAGAAACAGAAACCAAAAGCAAGTACGTAAATGGTTTCAACAGAAACCTGCTTGAATACGATGGAAATTTTGGAAAGTTGAAAACCAATTTCAAGACAGCTTATATTTTCGAAAACTATCAATATTTTGCCGACAACAGCTCTAAAAATTTTACGTACGGAAAAACCGAAAACTTGATTACAAAGTTAGATTTGGATTATAGTTTGTCTAAATCAACGCAAATCAATGGAATTGTAGATTATAGCAGAACAAATGGATATGGAAGTAGTTTTGGAAGTCACGTGCGCGAAATTAGTTCGGCTTCTTTATTGCTAAAACAAGATATTGGCAGTAATTGGAAAAATGAAATTGGTGTTAGAAAAGAATTTACGAATAACTACAAATCGCCGCTTTTATTCAATTTTGGTTCTACCTATAAATTTAACGATTGGTACAATTTAAAACTCAACATTTCCAGAAATTTCAGAATCCCAACATATAACGATTTGTATTGGGAAACTGGGGGAAATCCAAACTTGAAACCAGAAAGCTCTTATCAAGGAGAAATTGGAAATGTATTTACGTTTAAAAATTTCACTTGGACGCAGAATTTTTATTACATGAAAATAAAAGACATGCTGCAATGGGTGCCTGGAACTGGCGGCATATGGACACCGCAAAACCAAGATAAAGTCAACAGTTATGGAACTGAAACTTTAGTAAGCTGGAGAAAGAATTATGGTAAAAACAATTTTGCAATAAACGCAACTTATGCTTATACCGTATCTCAGGATGAAGAAACCAAAAACCAGCTCTTTTTTGTTCCTTTTAATAAAGCAACTGGAGCAGTTTCCTATTCCAGAAATAGAATCAGCACTTACTACCAAATTCTTTATAACGGTTTTGTTTATACAACCGCTAATAATAGTAAGGATGAAATTATAAACGATTATTTAATTTCAAATATCGGAATCGATTATGATCTTAAATTTTTAGATTCTTTTAAAATAGGTTTTCAGGTTTTAAATCTTTTAAATAAAGACTACGAAAGCCTAGAAAACAGACCAATGCCAGGTCGCAATTTCAATGTGTATTTAACCTTAAAATTTTAA